The DNA region ATTTCTATATCCAAGGATGTGTCAGTTAGATCCGTCAACTTCGAAAGTATATTTCTAGATCCACAAACTTTTTAAATTATTCACCGTAGGCCCATAAATATCTTCACTGTAAGTTTAGGGATCTCAATTGAAGATTAGAGTTGGAGGATTCAAACAAGCGGACAAAGTAAACATATTATTTTCAAAGATGAAATACTAATGCTAGTATAAAAACAGCCGGATAATAATGCATGGTCAATTGAAACATAATTATATTTTATCTTTTGGAAAAGTTCGGTTTACACTCTCGAACTGCTACAAAAGTCCGATTTTCAATCTTCAACCACAAAACCGGATAACATAGACCATCCAACTATTGAAACCGTGCAAATTGTATATTTCTAATTTTTACAAAATGAAAAATCACCTAAAGAACTAAATTTGCACGGTAACATATTACGTAAAATAGGTAACATAGAAGTTGTAGACACAAAAACATATCACGTAAAATACTTATAGCATTGAACGTACAACACGCAAAAGAAGTTCCTTGTAGCCATGTAGTGTCTATGGTTGGTGAAAATCTAACGAACATTCATCTGGGAGGGACTCTGTCAAGGCAAATATACCTTAGGTTGTTCTATGATCATCAAAACACCTAGAATGAGTTTCAATTGCCATCAAGatgaaagaagaataagaagtaATAAGGTTGAAAGAGATTAACGTTTGGGAGGTAAAAAAGGTAAAAGATAATTATGTTTCGATCGATCATACATTATTATCCGGCTGTCTTTATACACGCATTGGAAAAATAGCTATAGTCTTTCATGTTTGAAAATAATGTGTTTACTTTTGTCCGCTTGTTTGAATTCTCCAACTCTAATCTTCAATTGAGATCCCTAATATGTTTACAAATTATAGTGCACTCGGTACTGCAAAGACATGCTCTGGTATGTGCTCATGTAAACTGCACATAAGAAGTTGGGCAACTTGCAGGTTTTTGACACTTCTTATAAACCGTAGAATATAATTCAGATTTGAACAACATCCTAACAGAGCAATTTTTTCGCCCAGACATGTTAAGGGATTTAATGCCATAATTCGCAGGCTCATATTATTACGCAAAGTTTAACTGCTGGCATCTTGGTTGCTTCTACTATACCGTTTGGTGTCAGCAGGAGCCTCTTTTTTCTCGGCGTTtccatttttttcttttgggaGCGCTAATGTATTTTTCGTTGAATAAAAAGAGAAAGGCCAGTCTGGCAGCTTCCTTTACTTGCTTCTTAAGGCTAGGACTGAATAAACTAAAATGTCAACGATGATAGGTGTCAGCTATACAGACGGATGAGACAAGAGAAGAGGTCTTCGACGTCTTGTCCATCTTATTCTAGAACCACCGTCAGTGATTACGTAGAATACTAGAGAAACTTTTTTTTTGCGAGTAAATACTCGAGGACTTTGTATGAGAGATCGTGTTCGTTTGATCGTTTTTATATCTCATAATTCGGTGTCTGCTCCTTTATCTTTCCTCAGTGAAAACCCATATTTTTCGACCCGAAAAAAAACCCTCATCTTTCTCTGTTTGCTGACAAAGCAGCTTAATTTTTCCCTggcaaagaaaaaaaattcaaaTAATGCTCAGATAATCAGATTAGCAGTTACACAGCATTAATAAAATTTAAAACACGCGGAAGGTCTGGACCCGCGGAATCGACGCTGGAAACTTTGGGCCCGGCCGTCTGAGAAACACGAGCTGAGAAATCAAACCGGCGCGTGGGTGATTGTTTATTGACTTTCTTGGCTAAATCTAGCAACCCCCCAGCCCCGCCCCGGAGGAAAAGGGAACGAAGAGGCGCCCCCGACCCGACGCCCGCGTGACCGCGTGTACAACCACAACGCCGCGTCGGCTCGTGATGATAAAGCCGCAGCCCGGCAGCAAAAATTAAAAATCCGTTATCTCCCCTGTCTTCTGCGCCAAAAAAGTCTGAAACGCACGGGCACGGCGCCAtcgcccctctccctctcgtttCGTCCCggctccttcttcctcccctgccCCAGATAAATCCAATCCGGAACCGACTCCCCCCTCGCTTCGCCGGGGAGAGGAGAGACGAGCGACGCCGCGCTCGCGTCCGCGTCCGCCTGCCCCTCCCGCGCCGACCACTTCCCGGAGGCGGAGACGGGCGGGCGGCCGTCCCGCGCCCGACGCCGGTGAGTCGCCTCGCCGACCTCCTCGTCCTCGCCCGCTCACGCTGGGCGGGGTCACGATCGACCTCGGATCCGTCCGGGGTGGCGGGCAAGCGTCTGGTTCCCCTGGTTCCTCGGTTAATGGTAGGGTCGGTTGGATTGGCGGTGGGTACGCGTTGGTTGGTTGGTCGATCGGCCGACCGATCTCGCTGTCGCCCCCTGATCGAATTCAGCGCGGGGGGTCCCGGGCGGTCGTTGCTCGGGTCGTACGATGGTCGGGTTGCTTCGCGGGTTTCGATCTCTGTCGGAACCGGCTGCTCATTCGGGCACTCTTCCCCTGTTCCAGGTATGCAGAGCCAGATCGTGTGCCACGCGTGCCGGACCGTTCTGCTCTACCCGCGGGGGGCGCCCAGTGTCTGCTGCGCGGTGTGCCAGTCCGTCACCACCGTCCCGCCACCAGGTACGTGCTGGATGCTTGGTTTCCATCTCGTCTGAGCttgggaggcggcggccgtcgcCTCTACAGCCAATCGTGCTCTGGCAGCGCGAAACAGCTAGGCGGTGGAGGGGAACGTAATGTTTAACTCTCACATTATAGCGCGGTAATGTTTTAATAGTGAGATGCAGGGTTTCATGGTGTCTGGTAGATGTTGTGAGAGAATCTGTTTAGCAACGCACATGAACGGATTGGACAATGATTTACATGTCACAGTCAACTTTATCCTTAATTCATACAAGTTCAGTTTGGTTGGGAAAATCAGTTGTTACTTAAAGCTTGCCTATACCAAGTTTTTTCCCATACCAAGTTTTGCTGTATGCTTCTCGTGCTTGAACCGGGAATATTCCAGTCATCCAGTGCTATTCATGCTAATCTGGTTAGTTTGCACTTCGTTATCTTTGGCTTTGGCCTTCTGGATGAAAAACAGGGAAGGTGTATCTTAAATAAAAAAGGGGATAAATGCATTGTTTAAGGTACTGACACTTCTCccatattttttttttctgataaAGCTTCTCCCATATCTGTCTGCCGTGTATAACTCACTTGTGGGTACTGCATGATGCCCCTGTATAATTCACCTTCAGAGATTCTCACCAAACTATGCTTTGTGGGCCTCTGTCATTCTTACGAGCATGTGCCATCCATAGTGTTCCGCTTGTCACAGCTCTTCTGCCGTCTTCCTTTATTTTCCCCAATACCATCCCTGAATCAATTTGGTGAGCCAATATGTCCATTCATCGGAAAAATAATCACAGTCGGTCACTAGTTCTGCCAACTTTGATTGCTTTCATCAGCATATTTCTACACCTGCTTTTGGTAGAATGTGGTAATTGAAAAGCTACAGCACCTGCATTTTGAACATTAGAAGCTAATCCCTTGCAGTTTTGGTGAAATGCTCCATCTTAGCAAGTTACAATTCTGTATCCTCCCCTTCTGTCTCCTTCTGTTGGAAATTTGTATCTGTGCTTCCCTCTGCTCCCCACTCATATTATACCACTATGCAGCCTGTTCACTATTCATTTTTAAATGAGGCAAATCCACACTGTCAATGTTTTGCCTTCTGTGTTCCCTCCCTCCCTTCACCTGTTGCATGAAGCGTGTCCAATGTTCATAAACGGTTTATAGTGCTTGATACACTATTTTGATGTGCTTATAGAAGTTATTCAAATTTGTAATGCAGGACTAGAGATGGCTCAGCTTATATGTGGTGGTTGTCGAACTTTGCTGATGTATACTCGAAGTGCAGACACTGTAAGGTGTTCATGTTGTAATACAGTCAATCTTGTTAGACCAGGTACTGCTGATTCCTTTTCTATTCCTCTCTCTCTAAGCTTTGGGCTTAGCTACTTTTTTATATCCATCCATTTGTAAAATTATCCCTTCTTACAGATGAGTAATTTCTATTTTGTGCAGTGAATAATATAGCTCATGTTAACTGCGGCCGCTGCCAGACAACTTTGATGTATCCATATGGAGCACATTCAGTAAAATGTGCCATATGCAATCATATCACTACTACTGGAGTACGATATCATTCCGTGCACACTAACAATGCAAGTGCAAATGATTGTTATCTAAGTTCTGATTTTGAATAACATTTTTCTGAATCTCAGGTAAATACGGTGGCACCCACACCATCTGCAAGGCCAGCATCAAATGGATCTTCGTATAGTACCTCATCTACTTCTGTTGTAAGCCCACATCAATAAAATTTAATGGTTTAACAAATCGTTCTTGACGTGTGAGTGATTTACGGGTTTTCATCTTGCAGCCTAAATCTCAGCCCCAGAATGTAACTGTTGTTGTTGAGAACCCTATGACAGTTGATGATAAGGGAAAACTAGTAAGCTCCTTTACCTCGATTTACTGAGTTGCATCTTCTCCCATTCTGGTCGAACCTTGGTCTGATTTACTTCGTTTTATCACTTTACACAGGTGAGCAACGTTGTAGTTGGAGTCACAACTGGGAAAAACTGATGTGCTATCTACATCATTTTTGTGTGTTATATATCAAAAGCTAGGAAATACTATGAGTCACAGTGCTATCGAGTGGCTGGTTGCATGGTTACCCTTGAACAAAGATGTGCACCAAGTGTTTCTGGGATCTTGCAAGGAAACCATGAAGGTCAAAAGCTGTGTTTTGAATCTATCGATTCTTTTGTGTGTATAAGAGCTCTGTTAGACTTCAGTGTGTGATCAGATAGTTGAGGTGACTGATAGTATAGTTTCATTATACATGCATTTGTACACACTTTCTTTGTTAGTTTGTGCTGTCTTGTTCATAGTTTTTTTTGCTGGTATACATGCACTATGCTCGTTTCGAAGTGGATTGTATTGATGTTAACCTCAAAACAAGAGGGTAGAAAAACCTTACAGGGGTTTGAATTGGAGCTGTGACACAATAGTGATTGACGACTTGGGCGGTTCCTCTGGCTTCAGCATATGCTCCATTCTTTTGTTCTCTGGACTGATTAATTGAAGCCGCATTTGGCAAGTTTGTTCACTGATTTGCAGTAAGCATGTCGAGTTCCGTAAGTACTGGGTTAGAGTTGGGTTTCTGCTGTTCAGTACTTCAATCATGATGATCAGAGTATTGGAGATGCATGAGAGGGGTTTTATGCGTATTGCAAGACGTGAATAAACTCATTAACTCCGATTGCTACATATAAAGATAAAAAAGCTGTTATAAGAGTATCTTCAGCAAATTACTCATCCAGTCATCCCTCTCCAATACTAAAAAAAATACTCTTTTAATGAAGCAGCTATTATTGATCAAAAAGCAAATCGACGTGATTGCCAAAAAATTTAGAGAATTTGATTTTATTAAAATAGTTGCATTAGCTAATATTGGAACCATATTTTTTCGGAGTATGTCTCGTGAGCCCGAATTTAGCATGCCGGTCCATAAAATGATAGCCGGTCCATAAAATGGCCCAATAGAAAGGAATACGTGCTAATCTTGACTGGGCTTTAAGAGAAAGCTTCGTGGGCCAATTTATAGCATTAGGCCCAGGATAGAGAGAGAGAAACCGGGAGAGCAGCGCTCGGTTCTACGCCGCcaacccgccgccgccccacccccccaccccccccccccccccccccccccccccggcggcgGGAGGCGGCCCGGCCATGCCGCCATGGACGAAGCTCTGAGAGCTGAGAAGCTCCGGCAGGCAGCACGGAAGCAAACGGAGAAGACCGGGAAGCTGCGGAATCGGACGCGTGGAAGACGGCGTGCTGTTCTGCGGCAGGTTTTGAGTTTCGACGACCGAGAGGTGACCTTTAgagcggcggcgacggtgcTCGGCACAGGGTAGAGGGTACCGCTGCGCGAGGATGATCGAGGATGAGGCGAGCTCGCCTTGTCTGGCTCCACTTCAACTACGTTGAACCGCCGGAGGGCAGCCGACGGCGAAATGAACTGCACCGGTACGGTGTTGCCTAGGGCCAAGAGAGGATTGGCTGTGGCTTAGCTTAGGGCAGGTGCGGTGCGTGCGGAATATCGAGGGGGTGTGCTCACCGTGGAGACAGCTGGGAACGGGGAAGACGGCGGAGCACGGCCATTGCAGCTCGGCGCCAACGGTGATGTGCTGTCTCTGCGGAGGTCCAGCTCCAGCTAGCCCAGTCAGGCATCGAAGGCCTGCGCCGAGGACCCGAGGTGGGGATTTGTACCCAGCACTAAACACGTTTCAAAAGATCTATTACCACCAGGCACCAGAAGTCCAGAACACATCTTTAGTCATAAAGATAGATCAGTTTTAATATTTATATACATAACAATACCAGAACACTTCTTTAATGATGCAGATAAATAAGTTTTAATAATATTAATAAACtatgtactccctccgtttttcGTTTTTAAAATGTTGATTGTTTTTAACTTTTCTAggtttgctatgcatctagatatatgttatatctagatgcatagaaaatattataaattaaaaaaattaaaacgaTCTAAATTTTAGAACGAAGTATACAGTAACAGCCACGCTGTCGACTGTCGTGCTAATATACTTTTGTTGATAGTGAAAAAGATGCTACATACATCGACACAA from Panicum hallii strain FIL2 chromosome 9, PHallii_v3.1, whole genome shotgun sequence includes:
- the LOC112876969 gene encoding protein LOL3-like — its product is MQSQIVCHACRTVLLYPRGAPSVCCAVCQSVTTVPPPGLEMAQLICGGCRTLLMYTRSADTVRCSCCNTVNLVRPVNNIAHVNCGRCQTTLMYPYGAHSVKCAICNHITTTGVNTVAPTPSARPASNGSSYSTSSTSVPKSQPQNVTVVVENPMTVDDKGKLVSNVVVGVTTGKN